A single region of the Bacteroidota bacterium genome encodes:
- a CDS encoding YjbQ family protein: MVKQINITLPAFSRGFHLIDHQVLAACGNLPETGILHIFILHTSAGICINENADPTVLMDFETVFNKLVPEGMPYYKHDMEGDDDMPAHIKSVMAGSSVTIPITNHKLHLGTWQGIYLCEFRNRGGNRNLVVSIYS, translated from the coding sequence ATGGTTAAACAGATTAATATCACCTTACCTGCCTTTAGCCGTGGTTTTCATTTAATTGATCACCAGGTTTTAGCAGCATGTGGCAATTTACCGGAAACAGGTATCCTACACATTTTTATTTTACATACTTCTGCAGGAATTTGTATAAATGAAAATGCGGATCCAACGGTATTAATGGATTTTGAAACTGTATTTAACAAACTTGTTCCTGAGGGTATGCCTTATTACAAACATGATATGGAAGGTGATGATGATATGCCTGCACATATTAAATCGGTAATGGCAGGAAGTTCGGTTACGATTCCTATTACCAATCATAAATTACATTTGGGCACCTGGCAGGGAATTTATTTATGTGAGTTCAGAAACAGGGGCGGAAACCGTAACCTGGTGGTGAGCATTTATAGCTAA